One genomic window of Acidimicrobiia bacterium includes the following:
- a CDS encoding acyl-CoA dehydrogenase family protein, producing MAETPRVTFALTEEQEMLRRTTRQFLEDRVPAAKVREMADSTTGFDAALWQSGAELGWHSLAIPEEYGGAGYTFAELSVVLEEMGRSLFPGPFVSTVVMAANAILLGGNDAQKKELLPGIAMGESVMTMALFEGPRGAGPGDISMVAGRHGDAWVLDGVKQHVLFGGVAGTIITAANTPGGLSFFLVPADAEGVSVEPVHTLDATRKQATVTFSGVRLGDEALLGEEGSAGPVLDRVLRLTSVALALEQVGGAQWCLQTSVEHAQTRFQFGRAIGSFQAIKHRLADMLVSVEHARSAAYHAARVVDDPGEMLIAAPLAKSVASEAYLTAASDTIQVLGGTGFTWEHDTHMYFKRAKSTSLMFGGVHHQRRLLAEAIGI from the coding sequence GTGGCTGAAACACCCCGCGTGACCTTCGCACTCACGGAGGAACAGGAGATGCTTCGCCGGACCACCCGTCAGTTCCTCGAGGATCGGGTACCTGCCGCGAAAGTCCGGGAGATGGCCGACTCGACAACGGGGTTCGACGCCGCGCTGTGGCAATCCGGTGCCGAACTCGGCTGGCATTCGCTGGCGATTCCGGAGGAGTACGGCGGTGCCGGATACACCTTCGCCGAGTTGAGCGTGGTACTCGAGGAGATGGGACGCAGTCTCTTCCCGGGGCCGTTCGTTTCGACGGTGGTCATGGCTGCCAACGCCATTCTCCTCGGTGGGAACGATGCGCAGAAGAAAGAGTTACTCCCCGGCATTGCGATGGGCGAGTCGGTCATGACAATGGCCCTGTTTGAGGGGCCGCGGGGTGCAGGTCCCGGCGACATCTCCATGGTCGCCGGTCGCCACGGCGACGCCTGGGTCCTCGACGGAGTCAAGCAACACGTCCTCTTCGGCGGAGTTGCCGGAACGATCATCACCGCGGCGAACACTCCGGGCGGCTTGAGCTTCTTCCTGGTTCCGGCCGACGCGGAGGGCGTGTCGGTGGAGCCCGTCCACACGCTCGATGCGACGCGAAAGCAGGCAACCGTCACTTTCTCCGGTGTTCGTCTGGGCGATGAGGCGTTGCTCGGCGAAGAAGGCTCGGCCGGACCGGTCCTCGACCGCGTTCTCCGTCTCACTTCGGTGGCACTGGCCCTGGAGCAGGTCGGCGGTGCCCAGTGGTGCCTTCAGACCTCAGTCGAGCATGCGCAGACCCGCTTCCAGTTCGGCCGGGCGATCGGCTCGTTCCAGGCGATCAAACACCGTCTCGCCGACATGCTGGTCTCGGTCGAGCACGCCAGATCGGCCGCATACCACGCGGCCCGTGTGGTCGATGATCCCGGCGAGATGCTGATTGCTGCACCGCTGGCGAAGTCCGTGGCTTCCGAGGCATATCTGACGGCTGCGTCGGACACGATCCAGGTTCTCGGAGGAACCGGGTTCACATGGGAACACGACACGCACATGTACTTCAAGCGCGCCAAGAGCACGTCGTTGATGTTTGGTGGCGTCCACCACCAGCGCCGGCTACTGGCCGAGGCTATCGGAATCTGA
- a CDS encoding acyl-CoA dehydrogenase family protein, whose product MSDTIAVDKAEALVTERIEELLSGYDPSVEPQEFWGRQYDLGLAWVQYPEGFGGLGVSPKYQGLVQRSIAAAGAPTWNREVNLLGIGMGAGVISAHGTDEQKRMWLRPMFTTEDMWCQLFSEPGAGSDLANLSAKAVRDGDEWIVNGQKVWTTLAHIAKWGMLPVRTDPDVPKHKGITYFIVDMEAEGVDVRPFYQITGEAEFNEVFFDDVRIPDAYRLDEVGAGWRVSMTTLMNERVAIGSRSLPRGSGSIKDALKAWKEYGHDDPALRDQLTRYWAEWEALRLTVERANQMRKAGVPGPEGSTGKLAWADLNKAITAFTVELMGWDGTLYPGGYVLHRPTEFEAEGTPQRNFLRARANSIEGGTSEIMRNILGERVLGLPGEPRVDKDLPWKEVPRG is encoded by the coding sequence ATGAGCGATACGATCGCCGTCGACAAGGCGGAGGCGCTGGTCACCGAGAGGATCGAAGAGCTTCTCAGCGGATACGACCCGTCCGTGGAACCCCAGGAGTTCTGGGGCAGGCAATACGACCTGGGCCTGGCATGGGTGCAATATCCGGAGGGTTTCGGTGGTCTCGGGGTCAGCCCCAAGTACCAGGGTCTCGTGCAGCGCAGCATCGCCGCAGCCGGGGCGCCGACCTGGAACAGAGAAGTCAATCTGCTCGGAATCGGCATGGGCGCCGGAGTGATCTCCGCCCACGGCACAGACGAACAGAAGCGCATGTGGTTGAGGCCCATGTTCACAACGGAGGACATGTGGTGTCAGCTGTTCAGTGAACCCGGTGCCGGATCCGACCTCGCCAACCTCTCTGCCAAAGCGGTGCGCGACGGAGACGAATGGATCGTCAACGGACAGAAGGTGTGGACCACCCTTGCCCACATCGCCAAGTGGGGGATGTTGCCCGTCCGGACCGACCCGGATGTCCCCAAGCACAAAGGCATCACCTACTTCATCGTCGATATGGAAGCCGAAGGCGTCGACGTTCGTCCCTTCTATCAGATCACCGGTGAGGCCGAGTTCAACGAGGTCTTCTTCGACGATGTGCGTATCCCGGATGCTTATCGTCTCGATGAGGTGGGTGCCGGGTGGCGGGTGTCGATGACGACGCTCATGAACGAGCGGGTGGCCATAGGCAGCCGCTCGCTGCCGCGGGGAAGCGGATCGATCAAAGACGCTCTGAAGGCCTGGAAGGAATACGGCCACGACGATCCGGCGCTACGCGATCAGCTCACCCGCTACTGGGCGGAGTGGGAAGCGCTCCGGCTGACCGTCGAGCGGGCCAACCAGATGCGCAAGGCGGGCGTCCCCGGTCCTGAGGGCTCCACCGGCAAGCTGGCGTGGGCCGACCTGAACAAGGCGATCACCGCTTTCACCGTCGAGCTCATGGGATGGGACGGCACTCTGTATCCGGGCGGGTACGTACTCCACCGTCCGACCGAGTTCGAAGCCGAAGGAACCCCGCAGCGCAATTTCCTGCGGGCCCGTGCCAACTCGATCGAAGGCGGGACCTCGGAGATCATGCGCAACATCCTCGGCGAGCGGGTCCTGGGTCTCCCCGGAGAGCCGCGCGTCGACAAAGACCTACCGTGGAAGGAGGTGCCCCGTGGCTGA
- a CDS encoding SDR family oxidoreductase: MRVAGKTIVVTGGGNGIGAALAAKFADEGAGGVLVADIDGAAAREVAGRIGGLAVEADVGDEAAVRHIVSSAEDAFGPIDLFCSNAGIGPIGGLEMPNEAWQEIWNVNLMAHVFAARAVLPSMLARGDGYLLQTSSAAGLLTNIGAAAYSVTKHAAVALAEWMSVTYGDGGIKVSALCPQFVNTAMLDAPDADPAISAWVRQNTIEPEEVAEIVVQGLQEERFLILPHPEVGEFFLRKATDYDRWLHGMRRLQRQITLPAQ; encoded by the coding sequence GTGAGGGTCGCGGGCAAGACGATCGTGGTTACCGGAGGAGGAAACGGGATCGGCGCGGCACTCGCGGCGAAGTTCGCGGACGAGGGCGCCGGTGGTGTTCTGGTGGCCGACATCGACGGAGCGGCAGCCCGGGAAGTTGCAGGCCGCATCGGCGGACTTGCCGTCGAAGCCGACGTCGGCGATGAGGCAGCCGTGCGGCACATCGTTTCGTCGGCCGAGGACGCGTTCGGCCCCATAGATCTGTTCTGTTCGAATGCCGGAATCGGACCTATCGGAGGTCTCGAGATGCCCAATGAGGCATGGCAGGAGATCTGGAACGTGAATCTCATGGCCCATGTTTTCGCGGCACGAGCCGTCCTGCCGTCGATGCTGGCACGCGGCGACGGCTACCTCCTCCAGACTTCGTCGGCAGCCGGACTGCTGACGAACATCGGAGCAGCCGCCTACTCGGTCACCAAACACGCCGCGGTGGCCCTGGCGGAGTGGATGTCGGTCACCTACGGCGACGGCGGCATCAAGGTTTCGGCGCTGTGCCCGCAGTTCGTGAATACTGCGATGTTGGACGCTCCCGATGCCGATCCGGCCATCTCGGCGTGGGTGCGCCAGAACACCATCGAGCCCGAGGAAGTAGCCGAGATCGTCGTACAGGGCCTGCAGGAGGAACGCTTCCTGATACTGCCCCACCCCGAGGTCGGAGAGTTCTTCCTCCGCAAGGCAACCGACTACGACCGCTGGCTGCACGGCATGCGACGCCTGCAGAGACAGATCACGCTCCCGGCGCAGTGA
- a CDS encoding nitronate monooxygenase, with protein sequence MKTRITEMFGVEHPIVQGGLMWIANADLTSAVANAGAMGFMTALSFETPDKLREEIRRCRDLTDKPFGINLTFLPTLRQPDYPAYLMACAEEGIEFIETAGRNPEPYMEHLKAAGMKVIHKCTSVRHALKAQAIGCDAVSIDGFECAGHPGEDDVTSLILIPITADALDIPIVASGGFGDGRGLAAALALGADGMNMGTRFVATREAPLHQNLKQAMVDYGETDTSLVMRSLRNTERVLTTETARKVIEIESTGTATIADIAQYVSGKRGYEQVLKQGNVQEGVMAAGQVMGLIHDIPTVKELIDRIMAEAEEVIAGRLASINA encoded by the coding sequence ATGAAGACCAGAATCACGGAAATGTTCGGGGTGGAGCATCCGATCGTCCAGGGTGGACTGATGTGGATTGCCAACGCCGATCTCACCTCGGCGGTCGCCAACGCCGGGGCGATGGGATTCATGACGGCCCTGAGTTTCGAAACGCCGGACAAGCTGCGCGAGGAAATCCGTCGCTGCCGCGACCTCACCGACAAACCCTTCGGCATCAACCTCACCTTTCTCCCGACGCTCCGGCAGCCGGACTATCCGGCGTACCTCATGGCATGCGCGGAAGAAGGCATCGAGTTCATCGAGACGGCCGGACGAAATCCGGAGCCGTACATGGAGCACCTCAAAGCGGCCGGGATGAAAGTGATCCACAAGTGCACGTCCGTCCGTCATGCGCTGAAGGCGCAGGCGATCGGATGCGACGCGGTTTCGATCGATGGGTTCGAGTGCGCAGGCCACCCCGGCGAGGACGACGTCACGTCGCTGATCCTCATCCCCATCACGGCCGACGCCTTGGATATCCCGATCGTGGCTTCCGGAGGTTTCGGAGACGGCCGCGGCCTGGCCGCCGCGCTGGCGCTCGGCGCCGACGGCATGAACATGGGGACGCGGTTCGTCGCCACCCGGGAGGCCCCCCTGCACCAGAACTTGAAGCAGGCGATGGTCGATTACGGCGAAACAGACACCTCCCTCGTAATGCGCTCCCTGCGCAACACGGAACGCGTCCTCACGACCGAGACGGCCAGGAAGGTCATCGAGATCGAGTCGACCGGAACGGCGACAATCGCCGACATCGCCCAGTATGTCTCCGGCAAACGCGGCTACGAACAGGTTCTGAAACAGGGCAATGTGCAAGAGGGCGTGATGGCAGCCGGCCAGGTGATGGGCCTGATCCACGACATCCCCACGGTGAAGGAACTGATCGACAGGATCATGGCCGAAGCCGAAGAGGTCATCGCCGGCCGTCTGGCATCCATCAACGCCTGA
- a CDS encoding SDR family oxidoreductase — MFDLTGKTAIVTGGNGGIGLGFARGLAKAGANLAIWGRNAQKNESARAELGALTDVLALQCDVGDEAEIEHAFAETVDRFGRVDSVFANAGIGAPANRFTEMTLDEWRSIFRVNMEGVFITFRTAVRHMMEHGQGGSLVVTSSGSAVFGMPRGQHYAATKAGVNALIRGLAVEYGKHGIRANAVMPGWIDTDMTAELLASERFERGVLPRIPRKRWGLPEDFEAIAVYLAADESAWHTGDVINIDGGYAVA; from the coding sequence ATGTTCGACCTCACCGGCAAAACGGCAATCGTCACCGGCGGCAATGGTGGTATCGGGCTGGGCTTCGCCCGCGGCCTCGCCAAGGCCGGCGCCAATTTGGCGATCTGGGGACGGAACGCCCAGAAGAACGAGAGCGCAAGAGCCGAACTGGGAGCACTGACCGACGTACTGGCGCTGCAATGCGATGTCGGTGACGAGGCTGAGATCGAACACGCCTTCGCCGAGACCGTTGACAGGTTCGGCCGGGTGGACTCGGTGTTCGCCAACGCCGGGATCGGTGCACCTGCCAACCGGTTCACGGAAATGACCCTCGACGAATGGCGAAGCATTTTCCGTGTGAACATGGAGGGCGTTTTCATCACGTTCCGGACGGCCGTTCGCCACATGATGGAGCACGGGCAGGGCGGTTCGCTGGTCGTGACCAGCAGCGGATCTGCGGTCTTCGGCATGCCGCGCGGACAGCACTACGCGGCGACGAAAGCAGGAGTCAACGCTCTGATCCGCGGGCTGGCGGTGGAGTACGGCAAGCACGGGATACGGGCCAACGCGGTTATGCCCGGTTGGATCGATACCGACATGACCGCTGAACTGCTGGCCAGCGAGCGCTTCGAGCGCGGCGTCCTGCCGCGCATTCCCAGGAAGCGCTGGGGCCTTCCCGAGGATTTCGAGGCGATCGCCGTCTATCTGGCCGCCGACGAGAGCGCCTGGCACACCGGCGACGTGATCAACATCGACGGCGGCTACGCCGTCGCCTGA
- a CDS encoding PaaI family thioesterase has protein sequence MKSLQDTFGPATICFGCGPANGLGLRIKSFVDGDTVVADWTPQPHHQAFEGALNGGIIGALLDCHSNWTAAIHLMNERGADRPPVTVTADLQVGFIRPTPSDQPVRLIARVVESKDPKAVIETELLSGGRVCATSRATFVAVEEGHPAYHRW, from the coding sequence ATGAAGAGCCTCCAGGATACGTTCGGTCCGGCCACCATCTGTTTCGGCTGCGGACCCGCCAACGGGCTCGGCCTCCGGATAAAGAGCTTCGTCGACGGCGACACCGTGGTGGCCGACTGGACACCGCAGCCGCACCACCAGGCTTTCGAAGGTGCTCTCAACGGCGGGATCATCGGGGCGCTGCTCGACTGCCATTCGAACTGGACCGCCGCGATCCACCTGATGAACGAGCGCGGAGCCGATCGTCCCCCGGTCACCGTTACGGCCGATCTCCAGGTCGGGTTCATCCGCCCGACGCCGTCGGATCAGCCCGTGCGTCTGATAGCAAGAGTCGTCGAATCGAAGGACCCTAAGGCCGTAATCGAGACCGAACTGCTCTCCGGCGGACGGGTCTGTGCCACATCCCGGGCCACCTTCGTGGCCGTCGAAGAGGGCCACCCGGCTTACCACCGCTGGTAG